Proteins co-encoded in one Pyxidicoccus xibeiensis genomic window:
- a CDS encoding GNAT family N-acetyltransferase — translation MTEIGPGDAALKTAFCDYVPQVFRKADFRRWTDWGEWNDDYRAFSILEDGRAVANASLMRMRLLVEGREVTAFQFGAVGCVPSHRGRGLARAAMEAALESCGDAPVILFANKTVLDFYPRFGFVPERETLFAARHEAMPGGPPAPSLDLAEPAVRAGLAALSSEGLPVTERFGARAYSTIASWYEANKFARPLRRLGDDAWVFASVEGDTLYIDDVFARRPFDLRAEIPRLIDRPITSIQFGFTPERWWPGAEPAGEDTEAYLFVRGLTLPREPHRFPAMAHT, via the coding sequence GTGACTGAAATCGGGCCTGGCGACGCCGCGCTGAAGACCGCGTTCTGCGACTACGTCCCCCAGGTCTTCCGCAAAGCCGACTTCCGCCGCTGGACGGACTGGGGCGAGTGGAACGACGACTACCGCGCGTTCTCCATCCTCGAGGACGGCCGGGCGGTGGCCAATGCCTCGCTGATGCGGATGCGGCTGCTCGTCGAAGGACGTGAGGTGACGGCCTTCCAGTTCGGCGCCGTCGGCTGCGTGCCGTCGCACCGGGGGCGCGGTCTGGCGCGCGCGGCGATGGAGGCCGCGCTGGAGTCTTGCGGCGACGCGCCGGTGATTCTGTTCGCCAACAAGACGGTGCTCGACTTCTACCCGCGCTTCGGCTTCGTGCCCGAGCGGGAGACGCTGTTCGCCGCCCGGCATGAAGCCATGCCCGGAGGCCCCCCCGCACCGAGCCTGGACCTGGCCGAGCCCGCGGTGCGCGCCGGGCTCGCCGCGCTCTCCAGCGAGGGGCTCCCGGTGACGGAGCGCTTCGGTGCGCGGGCCTACTCCACCATCGCGAGCTGGTACGAGGCGAACAAGTTCGCACGGCCCCTGCGCCGCCTGGGCGACGACGCGTGGGTGTTCGCGAGCGTGGAGGGCGACACGCTCTACATCGACGACGTCTTCGCGCGCCGCCCCTTCGACCTGCGCGCGGAAATCCCGCGCCTCATCGACCGGCCCATCACCTCCATCCAGTTCGGCTTCACCCCGGAGCGCTGGTGGCCCGGCGCGGAGCCGGCTGGCGAGGACACGGAGGCGTACCTGTTCGTGCGCGGGCTGACGCTCCCGCGCGAGCCGCACCGCTTTCCTGCGATGGCGCACACCTGA
- the htpX gene encoding protease HtpX codes for MKGSFVSRIALFILTNVAVLAMLAIVGRLLGVDSMLARSGSGLNLPVLLIMSAVMGFGGSIISLLLSKKMAKWSTGAHVIETPRTEAELWLVQTVTRLARDAGINTPEVAIYESPDMNAFATGARRNNALVAVSTGLLHGMRRDEVEAVLGHEVAHVANGDMVTLTLLQGVLNTFVIFLSRVVGFFVDRFLSNSEEGEERGGTGPAYFITSLVLQIVFGIGASIIVAWYSRRREFRADDGGARLVDPGAMARALDRLRRQQDDASELPANMKAFGIRGGGVMALFSTHPPLEQRIHRLVDGSWAGQARYATSRAS; via the coding sequence ATGAAGGGAAGCTTCGTCAGTCGCATCGCGCTGTTCATCCTGACCAACGTCGCCGTGCTGGCGATGCTGGCCATCGTCGGGCGGCTGCTGGGCGTGGACAGCATGCTGGCCCGCTCCGGCTCGGGGCTGAACCTGCCCGTGCTGCTCATCATGTCGGCGGTGATGGGCTTCGGTGGCTCCATCATCTCGCTGCTGCTGTCGAAGAAGATGGCGAAGTGGAGCACCGGCGCCCACGTCATCGAGACGCCCCGCACCGAGGCCGAGCTGTGGCTGGTGCAGACGGTGACGCGGCTGGCGCGCGACGCCGGCATCAACACGCCCGAGGTGGCCATCTACGAAAGCCCGGACATGAACGCCTTCGCCACGGGCGCGCGCCGCAACAACGCGCTGGTCGCCGTGTCCACCGGCCTGCTGCACGGCATGCGGCGGGACGAGGTGGAGGCGGTGCTCGGCCACGAGGTGGCCCACGTGGCCAACGGTGACATGGTGACGCTCACCCTCCTGCAGGGCGTGCTCAACACCTTCGTCATCTTCCTCAGCCGCGTGGTGGGCTTCTTCGTGGACCGCTTCCTCAGCAACTCGGAGGAGGGGGAGGAGCGCGGTGGCACCGGTCCGGCCTACTTCATCACCAGCCTGGTGCTGCAGATTGTCTTCGGCATCGGCGCCAGCATCATCGTCGCCTGGTACAGCCGCCGCCGGGAGTTCCGCGCGGACGACGGCGGCGCGAGGCTGGTGGACCCGGGCGCCATGGCGCGCGCCCTGGACCGGCTGCGCCGCCAGCAGGACGACGCCAGCGAGCTGCCCGCCAACATGAAGGCCTTCGGCATCCGCGGCGGCGGCGTCATGGCCCTCTTCTCCACCCACCCGCCGCTGGAGCAGCGCATCCATCGGCTCGTGGATGGCAGCTGGGCGGGGCAGGCCCGCTACGCCACCAGCCGGGCGAGTTGA